The following coding sequences lie in one Lolium perenne isolate Kyuss_39 chromosome 2, Kyuss_2.0, whole genome shotgun sequence genomic window:
- the LOC127333032 gene encoding probable protein phosphatase 2C 64 isoform X2, with amino-acid sequence MGNCAASGETTVTAAGGDDDGKKRRRRWKAPREDQLGMVPGRIFSNDGRSRTASVFTQQGRKGINQDAMLIWDGFGGEDDGVLCGVFDGHGPHGHLVARRARDSLPLRLMSAARASSKNGLDMPAAAWRKAFVRAYKAMDKDLRSHPSLDSFCSGSTAVTVLKLGSDLYMANIGDSRAVLGSRDAVAGGMVAVQLTVDLKPDVPSEAERIKKCRGRVFALQDEPEVPRVWLPFDDAPGLAMARAFGDFCLKDYGVISVPDFFHWSLTDKDQFVILASDGVWDVLSNQEAVDIVSSSPSRSKAARALVEAANREWKTKYPTSRTDDCAVVCLYLDGKMDHERDSTASMDNISIEDGSVADPNEAQEQQEPTLTRNFTVRTVPGSAQEKALSGVDAKISGAADDHNWSGLDGVTRVNSLVQLPRFSEEKAIG; translated from the exons ATGGGGAACTGCGCGGCCAGCGGGGAGACCACGGTGACGGCGGCCGGCGGGGACGACGACGGCAAGAAACGTCGGAGGAGGTGGAAGGCGCCGCGGGAGGACCAGCTGGGGATGGTCCCCGGCCGGATCTTCTCCAACGACGGCCGCAGCCGCACCGCCTCCGTCTTCACGCAGCAGGGCCGCAAGGGGATCAACCAGGACGCCATGCTCATCTGGGAT GGGTTCGGCGGGGAGGACGACGGCGTGCTGTGCGGGGTGTTCGACGGGCACGGGCCGCACGGCCACCTGGTGGCGCGCAGGGCAAGGGACTCGCTGCCGCTCAGGCTCATGTCCGCCGCGCGCGCCTCCTCCAAGAACGGGCTCGACATGCCcgccgcggcctggaggaaggccTTCGTGCGCGCCTACAAGGCCATGGACAAGGACCTCCGCTCCCACCCCTCCCTCGACAGCTTCTGCAGCGGCAGCACCGCCGTCACCGTCCTCAAGCTC GGCTCGGATCTTTACATGGCCAACATTGGGGATTCGCGCGCCGTCCTCggctccagagacgccgtcgccggcgGTATGGTGGCCGTGCAGCTCACCGTTGACCTCAAGCCCGATGTGCCCA GCGAGGCGGAGCGGATCAAGAAGTGCAGGGGCAGAGTGTTCGCGCTGCAGGACGAGCCGGAGGTGCCCAGGGTCTGGCTGCCGTTCGACGACGCGCCGGGCCTAGCCATGGCTCGGGCATTCGGGGACTTCTGCCTCAAGGATTACGGCGTCATCTCCGTGCCGGACTTCTTCCACTGGTCTCTCACGGACAAGGACCAGTTCGTCATCCTTGCGTCCGATGGG GTCTGGGATGTCCTGAGCAACCAAGAGGCTGTTGACATAGTGTCCTCCTCCCCGAGCCGTTCAAAGGCGGCAAGGGCTCTTGTCGAGGCAGCTAATCGTGAATGGAAAACAAAGTATCCAACATCCAGGACTGATGACTGTGCAGTCGTTTGCTTATATTTGGATGGCAAGATGGACCATGAGCGTGATTCAACCGCCTCTATGGATAACATCAGCATTGAGGATGGTTCGGTCGCAGATCCTAACGAAGCACAGGAACAACAGGAGCCCACCTTGACTCGTAATTTCACAGTAAGGACAGTTCCGGGGAGTGCTCAAGAGAAAGCTTTGTCCGGTGTAGACGCTAAGATTTCTGGTGCAGCTGACGATCATAATTGGTCAGGCCTCGACGGAGTTACACGGGTGAACTCGCTCGTCCAGCTTCCCAGGTTCTCTGAGGAGAAAGCAATCGGCTGA
- the LOC127333032 gene encoding probable protein phosphatase 2C 64 isoform X1, whose product MGNCAASGETTVTAAGGDDDGKKRRRRWKAPREDQLGMVPGRIFSNDGRSRTASVFTQQGRKGINQDAMLIWDGFGGEDDGVLCGVFDGHGPHGHLVARRARDSLPLRLMSAARASSKNGLDMPAAAWRKAFVRAYKAMDKDLRSHPSLDSFCSGSTAVTVLKLGSDLYMANIGDSRAVLGSRDAVAGGMVAVQLTVDLKPDVPSTPLPTVNLISLCVSFGANCVISGEAERIKKCRGRVFALQDEPEVPRVWLPFDDAPGLAMARAFGDFCLKDYGVISVPDFFHWSLTDKDQFVILASDGVWDVLSNQEAVDIVSSSPSRSKAARALVEAANREWKTKYPTSRTDDCAVVCLYLDGKMDHERDSTASMDNISIEDGSVADPNEAQEQQEPTLTRNFTVRTVPGSAQEKALSGVDAKISGAADDHNWSGLDGVTRVNSLVQLPRFSEEKAIG is encoded by the exons ATGGGGAACTGCGCGGCCAGCGGGGAGACCACGGTGACGGCGGCCGGCGGGGACGACGACGGCAAGAAACGTCGGAGGAGGTGGAAGGCGCCGCGGGAGGACCAGCTGGGGATGGTCCCCGGCCGGATCTTCTCCAACGACGGCCGCAGCCGCACCGCCTCCGTCTTCACGCAGCAGGGCCGCAAGGGGATCAACCAGGACGCCATGCTCATCTGGGAT GGGTTCGGCGGGGAGGACGACGGCGTGCTGTGCGGGGTGTTCGACGGGCACGGGCCGCACGGCCACCTGGTGGCGCGCAGGGCAAGGGACTCGCTGCCGCTCAGGCTCATGTCCGCCGCGCGCGCCTCCTCCAAGAACGGGCTCGACATGCCcgccgcggcctggaggaaggccTTCGTGCGCGCCTACAAGGCCATGGACAAGGACCTCCGCTCCCACCCCTCCCTCGACAGCTTCTGCAGCGGCAGCACCGCCGTCACCGTCCTCAAGCTC GGCTCGGATCTTTACATGGCCAACATTGGGGATTCGCGCGCCGTCCTCggctccagagacgccgtcgccggcgGTATGGTGGCCGTGCAGCTCACCGTTGACCTCAAGCCCGATGTGCCCAGTACGCCACTACCCACAGTTAATTTAATTTCCTTGTGCGTGTCATTTGGTGCTAACTGTGTTATCTCAGGCGAGGCGGAGCGGATCAAGAAGTGCAGGGGCAGAGTGTTCGCGCTGCAGGACGAGCCGGAGGTGCCCAGGGTCTGGCTGCCGTTCGACGACGCGCCGGGCCTAGCCATGGCTCGGGCATTCGGGGACTTCTGCCTCAAGGATTACGGCGTCATCTCCGTGCCGGACTTCTTCCACTGGTCTCTCACGGACAAGGACCAGTTCGTCATCCTTGCGTCCGATGGG GTCTGGGATGTCCTGAGCAACCAAGAGGCTGTTGACATAGTGTCCTCCTCCCCGAGCCGTTCAAAGGCGGCAAGGGCTCTTGTCGAGGCAGCTAATCGTGAATGGAAAACAAAGTATCCAACATCCAGGACTGATGACTGTGCAGTCGTTTGCTTATATTTGGATGGCAAGATGGACCATGAGCGTGATTCAACCGCCTCTATGGATAACATCAGCATTGAGGATGGTTCGGTCGCAGATCCTAACGAAGCACAGGAACAACAGGAGCCCACCTTGACTCGTAATTTCACAGTAAGGACAGTTCCGGGGAGTGCTCAAGAGAAAGCTTTGTCCGGTGTAGACGCTAAGATTTCTGGTGCAGCTGACGATCATAATTGGTCAGGCCTCGACGGAGTTACACGGGTGAACTCGCTCGTCCAGCTTCCCAGGTTCTCTGAGGAGAAAGCAATCGGCTGA